AAAGCACTTAATTGTTTGGTTGGTTATTTTTAACtctcttatttatatatatgtattttttttattcagattggcccaagagagagaagaagcaaaggcaaagaaagaaaaatcaacaatAGGCAACACCAGCTTTTTAGAAAAGATGGGAGTGGTGGATTTCCATGTGAAAGCTGTGCCAGGGACAGAAGTACCAGGGCACAAAGTGAGTCTCGCTGGCAGCCTGAGTAGCCCAGGAACAGAGTCCTGAGACTGGGAGACCATGGGTGCCATGTCTAGAGCAGTTGCTTTTCCCCTTGCTTTGAAGCACTTAACATAGGCAGTGCCTTATCGTTTTCACAGTGCATTTACAAGTCTCGGGTAAGCTCCCTCATTTTACGGGAAGAAATCAAAACCCAAGTGGAGGTAGGTCTCCCCAGGGACATCGGTGGTGAAGCATACAGGCTGGTCCCAACTTTGCCTTTTTAATGATTGTTTTTGTTAGTGTCCTACATGGTTTATGTGGGACTGATAGCTGCCCCAtttgtccttcttttttctttcctcatacaCTTTTTTTGAGAACTCCTGTTttctcatcaaaaacaaaacccagcaataATCATGGCCCActgtgagtttgattttttttaaagttgtgtttATGCAGTGTGGTTATCATTTTCCATTTGTAACATATATagtaaatgtattcttttttttttttcttttagaattggGTCGTGAGTAAATTTGGAAGAGTCTTACCTATCCTTCACCTAAAGAATCAACATAAACGTAAAATATCCTTTGCAGTTGGCCTTTCAAAGTAACTTCTTATTTACCACAGTGATGGATACTTGGAGAAATTCACTTCGTCCCACTAGAATTTCCCTGTCTCTGTCAGTTAATCTTCAATGcttaaatatttatgttcatTTCTAGGCAGGGTAAGACCTAACTGCTTCCATGTGTGAAGCAATGAGAGGTTCATGAGAGGTTCATGTGAGAAGGCTTGGTACTAGTGAGTGACAGCAGTGAAGCACTTGTACTGATTAACTCTTATGTCCCTTGTCCTGGCTGACATGGATTCAAAGCCATTGATCAAGGTGCTAAAGAAGGGCGAAGGGGCTTGGCTATAGTTGAAGAAGGTgctgggggggaggtggggcatGGTTTCCATTAGTAGAAAGTGATGGGAAGAGGACCAGGCAGGAGGAAACAGTAGGTAGGAATATGTAGACAGGCAGGAGAATGGTGGGCGGAGAAGTAGTGTGCATGCTGGACAAGGAAACACGGAGGTCTGTTCCCTTGAGGAAATGAAGTCAGATTGTCTGGGAATTCCCAGCGTGGTGGACTCGTGGACAAGCTGTAACCCTGCCTGCCAGTCGGGGAAGCAGAAGCAGCACAGGTGTTCCCGAGGGGATGCAGTACAGACAGCAAGTGTGGGGGAGCACGCAGCTGATGGGCAGGTTGCCGGAGATTAATAGCTGTGGCAGACACTACTGCCCTGGGGctagagaagcagagaggggtgTCCTCATTGGTCACAGCTCCTGTGCCCCAGGGCCCCTGGAGAACTGGCCACATCTATTTCTGCTCTCCCACCAGTAGCACTAATGTCGGGGAAAGCTGACTTCTCAGCCTTCCCTCTGTGGCAGCCACTGACAGCAGAGAGGAGAACATTGAAGGACAGTGTGAAGCTGACAACAGACACTGCCTGGCACATGTCACGTATTTGGCACACATTCACTAGTTACCAGATGCTATTTTAGTACTTAATAAAGTCCTAAAAGGATTTTTCAGGAGTGATCACTGAAAGCAACTTACACTTGCCTATTCATATGTGTTAGGAAACCAGCAAATGCTAGCTGTCATCACAGCACTTTGACATTAACTAGAATTTTTCTGGACAATGTCAGCAACAAAACAGGCCTAGGAAAGAATGATCAGCTTCCTAATAAAGACAAGATGTGGAGAACTCATAGAATGCGGAATAGATGTTATTGAGATGGGAGAATCAGAACTATGATATGCCAGGACTGAGGAGGCAGGAATGGCCAAGGTGGTTGGAGTAAAGGACATGCAGCACCCAGCTGTGCCCTGCTGGGTGCCCCTCTGTGCTCTGCTTGACGGTATCAGCTCAGATTTACAGAAAATCTGCATGGGTTTGCTGTTCTGCCAATTAACTGTGATGGTGCTCAGTTTTAACTCTGGACATGGCCAGTGCCGCAGACCATAAGGTCACCTAGTGAAGTGCTCATGGTGTTCAATGGAAAAGGGAGGTCAAGGCGAGTAAGTGATCAGCTCTAGGTCAAACAGTACTTCGTGTGGTTCACCACATTGATAGGTGTTTCTAAAACCTAGTGCCTGTGTTTTGTTCCTTGACTCTGGTAACATCATGAAGTATGATCCATCAAAATACTGCCACAACTTAAAGAAGATCGCAGAGGATGTCACACATGCCACCCCTGTGTCCAGCCTCACCTGGGAACTGGAAGGAGGAGATGACCTGATGAGTAAGAAGCGACGAGGGGACTTCTGTGCTGTTCACAGCGCCCCCCGGAAGAGGATCAAAGGACAGAAGAACCAGGcgtctgctgcttccccagctgtGAGAGCAAGACCCCACATGGTCCTGGGGAGTCTGCATTCCCCACAACAAGAGGTGACACGCGAAGCACCCTGGGAGCGCATTACTGCTCAGTTACCCCGTGTCCCTGCTTCTCACAGCCAGAAACTTAACAATGTGTTTGTTCAGACATCTGGCATGGGAACTACCAGGCACAGAAATCACAGGTCTGATGATGATACCGATTCTGAAGAAGAGATACGACTACTGATCGCGAGAGAGGAAAGCCTGGGGAAAACTACATGGTCGTCTGTAGGTGACTCTGCAAATGAGCCCTTTGAAGTCGTGGGGGGAGACTTCAGGTCAGGTGTTCCCAAGCTGTGTTCTGTAACAGCGGCAGGTGTGGGAAACGATTGTGACTATGATTCAGGAGATACAGATGAGATCATCgaagcaaagaaaaagactggTAAGGTCAAAAACAGTGCAGAGTTATCACAAATGGAGAAATCTGCACACAAGAAAAcatcttcaaaaaatagaaaaaactgtGAGCTTTCCGGTAATTGTGTTaaagcacaaaaaagaaagaccaaCCCAGAGCGAGCCATCAGTCCCCAGGTTACAGCCCACTGCAGCAGCAGGGAAGATGCGGGTTCTACATCAGAATCTGCTGAGTCTGCAGGAGATGAGGAGTACAACGCCATGATGAGAAACTGCCTCCATGTGCAGCTCACCTTAGCTGATCTAGAACAGCTAGCTGGCAGCGACCTGCAGGTTCCAGAAGAAGATCCCGAGAGTGGTGGTGATGGCCAGGAGACCACCACCAAGTGTGACAGGACTCCAGGTGGCCTGCACAGAGCCCAGCCGTGTATCTGTCCTGAGGACATTGTGGCTGCCCTCTTAGAAGGAGAAGAGAACACctgtggaaaacagaaaccaaaggaaGACAACGTAAAGCCAAAATTCCAGGCTTTCAAGGGAGTAGGCTGTCTCTATGGAAAGGAATCGATAAAAAAACCCTTGAAAGAGAGTGTTGCCTCTGACAATGTAAATAAAGATCAGAATTCCTTGAAACTTGATCCCGGCAGCATGTCCATGGAGAAGGGGTCCCCACCTGCTAATGGCTCATCAAGCAAACTAACTCCTCTCCCACATGCAAAGAAGACAAACGACCCAAACCAAACTAAGCCTCACAAAAGGCGTTCTACTTTCCAGAGCCAGAATCATAAGATGGTGTCCCCTAGCAGTTCAGAAGAGGGAGGTAGAAATCCTATTTCTAGTCTGTTGCCATTAAAAGATAAATCTTTAAGTCTTGGTGCAAAGACCTCCAAGGTAGGCTTTGAGGAAGACTGCCACCACAGGACAAGGGAGACCGGAGAAGGTTCTGGAAAGAGCAGCCCCCCGATGCCTGGGAAAGCACTGGAGGGCTCCTCCAAGAGAGATACTCGGGGAAGCATCACCAACTTCCCACTTTCTGTGAACAGTTGGTCAGATGTCCGCGCTAAGGAGAAGCATGCTGAAGACAATCAGAAGCGTTTGGCAGCCTTGGACGCAAAGCAGAAAGCAAAGGAAGTGCGGAAGAAGCTGGTTCATAACGCCCTGGCAGACTTGGTGAGTGCACTCCCAGTCTGGGCGCCACGAGGCCACCCTTCCTTCCCATGAAGGTTGGCGTGCCCCTCCAAGCTCCTTGTCCCAGCACCCACTTGTTTTCATGTCGTGTCCCTTGAGTGAGAAGCTTCTGTCGCCTTGTGTCTTTAGTATATACCAGAGAAATTGAGTTTGAACTTTGTTTACTGAAaacattctttcttgttttaatgtAAAGTTTTCCTTTCGTTTGGGAACTATAACTGGCATAATTTTATAACATGTCCTAATGTGTCTGAATTTGCAAATAAGTCACTTGCCAGTGATACATATCTCCCTAAGATTCAGGATACTGACTTTAGTCATTCTTCCAACAACCGTAAGTGTCTGCGAAGTCCCAGGACTTCACAGTTAGTGCTAGACCTCGGAATGAGGATCGTGGTCCCTGCCACTGGTGGTGGTTGTCTCACAGTGTGGTAGGCACAGGGCCCAGAGAGAAGAGTGCCCATACACCCCAGCAAGTCAGccaggaggaggggcgggggcctTCCTCAGCCTGAATCAAGTCTAAGGTAGAAGGATCAGTGCAAACTGGTTGGGTAGTGGCAGGTGGGCAGGAAGGGAGTGGAAAGACATTTGTGGGAAGGGAGCAGTTTGTAGTCAGCGTAACCGAGATATGCAGAGATGAGGATGCCCGAGAGAGGAGCAGGGCAAGTGGTGGAACGGCTGTGGAGGTTGAACTTTACTCTGTGAACATGGAAAGGAAAGGCTGAAGATTTGCTTCATGTATGTAATGGAACAGGAATCTGCACACTCTGGCTCACTGGCCATCCAGCCTATGGCCCGTTTTGGTACAGCCTTCAAgccaagaatggtttttacatttataagggtttttaaagagaagaaccAAGATTATATGTGGCCtacaaaatatttactctctggtcctttacagaaaacatttaccACCCGCAATCTGGGCAAGATTTTTTTAGGCCATGACAAGTCAAATTGGGAAATCTGGAGCCAGGGAGTCTTTGGGAGGTCATGAGCCAGAACCAAGGCAGTGACAATGGGAATAGATCTAAAAGATACCAGCTAGGTCCATACTTGGAACTTGAGGACCAACTGGACATGGAGAGGAAGAAGTCTTAACGTTTCCGTCTTGGGAAACACTGTGGATGGTGGTGTTCACTctaaggaaggagaaggggcctTGGTGAGGGAAGGAGACAAGGGGCTTTCTTAAGGTGTAATGCCTTTGTGGACTGCTCTAGGATGGTCATCCAGAGGACAAGCCAACACACATCATCTTTGGCTCTGACAGTGAAACAGAGGAGCAAAGCCACCCGGGAGAGGAGCCCATGAAGGTAAGTAGCCCAGGAAGCCCATGTGGGGATTCCACCACTCTCGCAGGTCCATTTCTGCCTGCTGCACACCAGGACCTCCCCAGAACTGCCACGTTCAACATCAAGCCCTCCTGAGCTGCAGTGATCCCCAGCACCCCTGAGCTGCAGTGATCCCCAGCACCCCTGACCACCACACACAAACACCAGGGACCTTGGAGGTTCTCCCCCATGTGAATCTATCCTCCACACCATCTGCCAGGTAGCATAAGTAGTAGCGGAACCCTGCAGGAAGTGTCCCCTGTAATAACTGCACCCATTCTCCAACTGCACAGGAGCCTCCGGATTAGTGACCCAGATCCTGGGAGATGCATCTGGGCTCCTCGTTCTTCAGTGTGAGAGGAAGACTGTGTGAGGAAGGAATTGCAGATGGCCTCCGCTGTTAACAAAGCACTTCCGTGTGCATCTGTGTTCCAGGAGTCCGTGAACAGAGCCTCTGGGAAGCTGTTTGACAGCAGCGAGGATGAAGAATTTGGCTCTGAAGACGACAGTCACAGGTTCAGAATTAAACCTCAGTTTGAGGGCAGAGCCGGGCAGAAGGTTAGTGAAGACTGAAAATAATCCCACCTGCGGGCCCTTGGTGACGGGGTTTTTCCCTCCGGGTAAGTGCAGGCTGACCTGGAGCTTCCAGTATTTATTTGCATGGCTTGTGGGGCGGTGAGGGTATACCAACAGTAATGTAGTGAATTCGGGCAAGGGAGGTGCACTTGGAGGGGCTCCTGTGAGAGCGCGGTCTTGGGAACGTGGCTCCCAGCTATCCGCGTGTCTGTGTAGCTCCTGGACTTGCAGTCTCATTTCGGCACTGACGACAGATTCCGCATGGACTCCCGATTTCTGGAAAGTGACAGTGAAGAGGAACAGGAAGGTAAATATGTCCCTGCCCAAACAGTCCTCATGTCAGAGCTGGGGGACCCTGAAAGTCATCTGCTGTAGGAGAAACTGCGCCTCAAGACTTGGAACTATGAGGCCTGTGACCCACGGGTGCTTACGCAGTCCTGCTTGAGCTTGTGGGTAGAGTTACTCAGAAAATCTCAATGGCTTGAAGCTGCCTGAAAGGGTAGGAGAGGACAGCTTCTACCAAAGACCATCTTCCTCTGTCCTGTCCCTGTTCTAGGGGAGGCCGGAGGGACCCTGGTGAGGTTAGAGGAGATAGTTGAGCATCTGCCCTCCCTCCAGGGTGCATGCCAGGGGCGGGTGTTGGAGTAGCAGAGCACCACGGAGTCGTCCCGATGTGGGTGGGTCTCGCAGCTGTGATGCTCCCAAGGACTTCCTTCTTTGCAGCGGCTCCAGACTGTCTCTATACGACCATGCACTCTTACCCTTCAGAAAAGCCCTCACCTCCCA
This DNA window, taken from Lutra lutra chromosome 13, mLutLut1.2, whole genome shotgun sequence, encodes the following:
- the NOL8 gene encoding nucleolar protein 8 isoform X2; this encodes MKANKEVKRLFVGGLGQNISKADLQNQFSRFGEVSDVEIITRKDDQGNPQKVFAYINIEVAEADLNKCMSVLNKTKWKGGTLQIQLAKESFLHRLAQEREEAKAKKEKSTIGNTSFLEKMGVVDFHVKAVPGTEVPGHKNWVVSKFGRVLPILHLKNQHKRKIMKYDPSKYCHNLKKIAEDVTHATPVSSLTWELEGGDDLMSKKRRGDFCAVHSAPRKRIKGQKNQASAASPAVRARPHMVLGSLHSPQQEVTREAPWERITAQLPRVPASHSQKLNNVFVQTSGMGTTRHRNHRSDDDTDSEEEIRLLIAREESLGKTTWSSVGDSANEPFEVVGGDFRSGVPKLCSVTAAGVGNDCDYDSGDTDEIIEAKKKTGKVKNSAELSQMEKSAHKKTSSKNRKNCELSGNCVKAQKRKTNPERAISPQVTAHCSSREDAGSTSESAESAGDEEYNAMMRNCLHVQLTLADLEQLAGSDLQVPEEDPESGGDGQETTTKCDRTPGGLHRAQPCICPEDIVAALLEGEENTCGKQKPKEDNVKPKFQAFKGVGCLYGKESIKKPLKESVASDNVNKDQNSLKLDPGSMSMEKGSPPANGSSSKLTPLPHAKKTNDPNQTKPHKRRSTFQSQNHKMVSPSSSEEGGRNPISSLLPLKDKSLSLGAKTSKVGFEEDCHHRTRETGEGSGKSSPPMPGKALEGSSKRDTRGSITNFPLSVNSWSDVRAKEKHAEDNQKRLAALDAKQKAKEVRKKLVHNALADLDGHPEDKPTHIIFGSDSETEEQSHPGEEPMKESVNRASGKLFDSSEDEEFGSEDDSHRFRIKPQFEGRAGQKLLDLQSHFGTDDRFRMDSRFLESDSEEEQEEVNDEKTAEEEELAAEKLKALDVMQSVLHTTVSNSAHKGSLPAKKFRDVIHYDPTRHDHATYERKNDDKPKESKAKRRKQREEAEKLPEVSKEMYYSVAADLKEIFQTTKVTNETTDDTPSSENHDGEKVDIHHPATPTTGAEQPGGFTFSFFDSDAKDEKEDSYRAEPMKTGKIVWQGAPRFQDSSSEEEDVAEEETEGRKPSPREASLPEKETTRFFFFSKNDERLHVGSDLFWRGVGNNISRNSWEARTNSLRMDCRKKHKDAKRRVKPK
- the NOL8 gene encoding nucleolar protein 8 isoform X3, giving the protein MKANKEVKRLFVGGLGQNISKADLQNQFSRFGEVSDVEIITRKDDQGNPQKVFAYINIEVAEADLNKCMSVLNKTKWKGGTLQIQLAKESFLHRLAQEREEAKAKKEKSTIGNTSFLEKMGVVDFHVKAVPGTEVPGHKNWVVSKFGRVLPILHLKNQHKRKIMKYDPSKYCHNLKKIAEDVTHATPVSSLTWELEGGDDLMSKKRRGDFCAVHSAPRKRIKGQKNQASAASPAVRARPHMVLGSLHSPQQEVTREAPWERITAQLPRVPASHSQKLNNVFVQTSGMGTTRHRNHRSDDDTDSEEEIRLLIAREESLGKTTWSSVGDSANEPFEVVGGDFRSGVPKLCSVTAAGVGNDCDYDSGDTDEIIEAKKKTGKVKNSAELSQMEKSAHKKTSSKNRKNCELSGNCVKAQKRKTNPERAISPQVTAHCSSREDAGSTSESAESAGDEEYNAMMRNCLHVQLTLADLEQLAGSDLQVPEEDPESGGDGQETTTKCDRTPGGLHRAQPCICPEDIVAALLEGEENTCGKQKPKEDNVKPKFQAFKGVGCLYGKESIKKPLKESVASDNVNKDQNSLKLDPGSMSMEKGSPPANGSSSKLTPLPHAKKTNDPNQTKPHKRRSTFQSQNHKMVSPSSSEEGGRNPISSLLPLKDKSLSLGAKTSKVGFEEDCHHRTRETGEGSGKSSPPMPGKALEGSSKRDTRGSITNFPLSVNSWSDVRAKEKHAEDNQKRLAALDAKQKAKEVRKKLVHNALADLDGHPEDKPTHIIFGSDSETEEQSHPGEEPMKESVNRASGKLFDSSEDEEFGSEDDSHRFRIKPQFEGRAGQKLLDLQSHFGTDDRFRMDSRFLESDSEEEQEEVNDEKTAEEEELAAEKLKALDVMQSVLHTTVSNSAHKGSLPAKKFRDVIHYDPTRHDHATYERKNDDKPKESKAKRRKQREEAEKLPEVSKEMYYSVAADLKEIFQTTKVTNETTDDTPSSENHDGEKVDIHHPATPTTGAEQPGGFTFSFFDSDAKDEKEDSYRAEPMKTGKIVWQGAPRFQDSSSEEEDVAEEETEGRKPSPREASLPEKETTRFFFFSKNDERLHGSDLFWRGVGNNISRNSWEARTNSLRMDCRKKHKDAKRRVKPK
- the NOL8 gene encoding nucleolar protein 8 isoform X1, which produces MKANKEVKRLFVGGLGQNISKADLQNQFSRFGEVSDVEIITRKDDQGNPQKVFAYINIEVAEADLNKCMSVLNKTKWKGGTLQIQLAKESFLHRLAQEREEAKAKKEKSTIGNTSFLEKMGVVDFHVKAVPGTEVPGHKNWVVSKFGRVLPILHLKNQHKRKIMKYDPSKYCHNLKKIAEDVTHATPVSSLTWELEGGDDLMSKKRRGDFCAVHSAPRKRIKGQKNQASAASPAVRARPHMVLGSLHSPQQEVTREAPWERITAQLPRVPASHSQKLNNVFVQTSGMGTTRHRNHRSDDDTDSEEEIRLLIAREESLGKTTWSSVGDSANEPFEVVGGDFRSGVPKLCSVTAAGVGNDCDYDSGDTDEIIEAKKKTGKVKNSAELSQMEKSAHKKTSSKNRKNCELSGNCVKAQKRKTNPERAISPQVTAHCSSREDAGSTSESAESAGDEEYNAMMRNCLHVQLTLADLEQLAGSDLQVPEEDPESGGDGQETTTKCDRTPGGLHRAQPCICPEDIVAALLEGEENTCGKQKPKEDNVKPKFQAFKGVGCLYGKESIKKPLKESVASDNVNKDQNSLKLDPGSMSMEKGSPPANGSSSKLTPLPHAKKTNDPNQTKPHKRRSTFQSQNHKMVSPSSSEEGGRNPISSLLPLKDKSLSLGAKTSKVGFEEDCHHRTRETGEGSGKSSPPMPGKALEGSSKRDTRGSITNFPLSVNSWSDVRAKEKHAEDNQKRLAALDAKQKAKEVRKKLVHNALADLDGHPEDKPTHIIFGSDSETEEQSHPGEEPMKESVNRASGKLFDSSEDEEFGSEDDSHRFRIKPQFEGRAGQKLLDLQSHFGTDDRFRMDSRFLESDSEEEQEEVNDEKTAEEEELAAEKLKALDVMQSVLHTTVSNSAHKGSLPAKKFRDVIHYDPTRHDHATYERKNDDKPKESKAKRRKQREEAEKLPEVSKEMYYSVAADLKEIFQTTKVTNETTDDTPSSENHDGEKVDIHHPATPTTGAEQPGGFTFSFFDSDAKDEKEDSYRAEPMKTGKIVWQGAPRFQDSSSEEEDVAEEETEGRKPSPREASLPEKETTRFFFFSKNDERLHVGSDLFWRGVGNNISRNSWEARTNSLRMDCRKKHKDAKRRVKPK
- the NOL8 gene encoding nucleolar protein 8 isoform X4; amino-acid sequence: MKYDPSKYCHNLKKIAEDVTHATPVSSLTWELEGGDDLMSKKRRGDFCAVHSAPRKRIKGQKNQASAASPAVRARPHMVLGSLHSPQQEVTREAPWERITAQLPRVPASHSQKLNNVFVQTSGMGTTRHRNHRSDDDTDSEEEIRLLIAREESLGKTTWSSVGDSANEPFEVVGGDFRSGVPKLCSVTAAGVGNDCDYDSGDTDEIIEAKKKTGKVKNSAELSQMEKSAHKKTSSKNRKNCELSGNCVKAQKRKTNPERAISPQVTAHCSSREDAGSTSESAESAGDEEYNAMMRNCLHVQLTLADLEQLAGSDLQVPEEDPESGGDGQETTTKCDRTPGGLHRAQPCICPEDIVAALLEGEENTCGKQKPKEDNVKPKFQAFKGVGCLYGKESIKKPLKESVASDNVNKDQNSLKLDPGSMSMEKGSPPANGSSSKLTPLPHAKKTNDPNQTKPHKRRSTFQSQNHKMVSPSSSEEGGRNPISSLLPLKDKSLSLGAKTSKVGFEEDCHHRTRETGEGSGKSSPPMPGKALEGSSKRDTRGSITNFPLSVNSWSDVRAKEKHAEDNQKRLAALDAKQKAKEVRKKLVHNALADLDGHPEDKPTHIIFGSDSETEEQSHPGEEPMKESVNRASGKLFDSSEDEEFGSEDDSHRFRIKPQFEGRAGQKLLDLQSHFGTDDRFRMDSRFLESDSEEEQEEVNDEKTAEEEELAAEKLKALDVMQSVLHTTVSNSAHKGSLPAKKFRDVIHYDPTRHDHATYERKNDDKPKESKAKRRKQREEAEKLPEVSKEMYYSVAADLKEIFQTTKVTNETTDDTPSSENHDGEKVDIHHPATPTTGAEQPGGFTFSFFDSDAKDEKEDSYRAEPMKTGKIVWQGAPRFQDSSSEEEDVAEEETEGRKPSPREASLPEKETTRFFFFSKNDERLHVGSDLFWRGVGNNISRNSWEARTNSLRMDCRKKHKDAKRRVKPK